One Bombina bombina isolate aBomBom1 chromosome 5, aBomBom1.pri, whole genome shotgun sequence DNA segment encodes these proteins:
- the LOC128659723 gene encoding oocyte zinc finger protein XlCOF6-like isoform X4, with amino-acid sequence MDTADYETTIKTEGVTSAGDGYTLVPSDSLEVKLENAEPCTEDHVTIIKTEVDAFPVDHNNLNITHQHQGRDIGLIPLSAKVLRTNDCHQTLDISQQAFEDEGVDNDEELTELGHTKFKRKKDLKQKGKDHLLSHQWVHTENKTSSITEHSGSFKEKKSLQYQQIISTDETSFACTKCGKSISEKSGLLKHQMVHRGEKLHTCTKCDKCFTQKSSLISHERTHTGEKPFTCTECGKSFTNKSYLLVHKVVHTREKPFPCTECGKCFTQKSTLVSHERIHVGKKPFTCIECGKNFTSKSCLLNHQMIHTGEKPFTCTECGKCFAQESNLISHRRIHTGVKPFSCSECGKCFTGMSSLISHERIHTGEKPFTCATCGKSFAQKSNLTAHERIHTEKVFTCTECGKSCQHKACLLKHQKIHPGLIPFKCTECGKSFASKSGLLKHKKIHTGEKPFTCSECGKSFAYKSDLLTHQRIHTEVKPFMCTECGKYFTQKCNLMYHERIHTGERPFTCTECGKSFKQNSDLLKHQKYHTGERPFACTKCGKCFTQKSNLTYHESFHTRDRPFTCTDCGKSFKQKLYLIKHQKLHTGEKPFTCVECGKSFTQKSSLIAHARIHTGERPFTCTECGKSFTYNSYLLKHQMIHTGERPYSCKDCGKNFTQRSSLTSHKKIHTRVILFPCTECGKSFTSKSYLLKHQMLHTGQTPFTCTE; translated from the coding sequence atAACAACTTGAATATTACACATCAACACCAGGGAAGAGATATTGGACTGATACCACTCAGCGCAAAAGTACTGAGAACTAATGACTGTCACCAAACATTAGACATATCTCAGCAGGCATTTGAAGATGAGGGAGTTGACAATGATGAAGAACTAACAGAACTGGGGCACACAAAATTCAAGAGGAAGAAAGACTTGAAACAAAAAGGAAAAGATCACCTCTTGTCTCACCAATGGGTTCACACAGAGAATAAAACGTCATCCATTACTGAACATTCAGGaagttttaaagaaaagaaaagtcTTCAATATCAGCAAATTATTTCCACAGATGAAACATCATTCGCTTGTACGAAATGTGGGAAAAGCATTTCAGAAAAGTCAGGACTCCTAAAACACCAAATGGTTCATAGAGGGGAGAAACTTCACACGTGTACAAAGTGTgataaatgttttacacaaaaaagTAGCCTCATATCTCATGAAAGGACCCATACAGGGGAGAaaccattcacatgtacagagtgtgggaaaagcttTACAAACAAATCGTATCTCCTAGTACACAAAGTGGTTCATACAAGGGAGAAGCCGTTTCCATGTacagaatgtgggaaatgtttcacaCAAAAAAGCACTCTTGTATCTCATGAAAGGATCCACGTAGGTAAGAAGCCATTTACGTGTATAGAATGTGGTAAAAACTTTACATCTAAGTCATGTCTCCTTAACCATCAAATGATTCATACGGGTGagaagccgttcacatgtacagagtgtgggaaatgttttgcacaagaaagtaatttaatatctcatAGAAGAATTCACACAGGGGTGAAGCCATTCTCATGCTCAGAGTGTGGGAAGTGTTTTACGGGAATGAGTAGCCTCATATCTCATGAAAGGATAcacacaggggaaaaacctttTACCTGTGCAACTTGTGGGAAGAGTTTTGCACAAAAGAGTAATCTCActgctcatgaaaggattcacacagagaAAGTATTTACTTGTACAGAATGTGGCAAAAGTTGTCAACACAAGGCATGTCTCTTAAAACATCAAAAGATTCATCCAGGGCTGATTCCTTTTAAATGTACAGAATGCGGAAAAAGCTTTGCCTCTAAGTCAGGTCTCCTAAAACAcaaaaagattcacacaggggaGAAGCCCTTTACGTGTTCAGAATGTGGAAAAAGCTTTGCATACAAGTCAGATCTCCTAACACACCAAAGGATTCACACTGAGGTTAAACCTTTCATGTGTACCGAGTGTggaaaatattttacacaaaagtgTAACCTCATGTATCATGAAAGGATCCATACCGGAGAAAGACCAttcacttgtacagagtgtggaaaaagttttaaacaaaattCAGACCTCCTAAAACACCAAAAGTACCACACTGGTGAGAGACCATTCGCATGTACCAAGTgcgggaaatgttttacacaaaagagcaATCTCACATATCATGAAAGTTTCCATACAAGGGATAGACCGTTCACTTGTACAGATTGTGGAAAAAGCTTTAAACAAAAATTATATCTTATAAAACACCAAAAGCTTCATACAGGAGAGAAGCCTTTCACTTGTGTAGAGTGTGGGAAAtcttttacacaaaagagtagccTTATAGCTCATGcgaggattcacacaggggaaagacccttcacgtgtacagagtgtgggaaaagcttTACATATAATTCATATTTACTGAAACATCAAATGATTCACACCGGGGAGAGGCCTTACTCATGTAAAGACTGTGGGAAGAATTTCACACAAAGGAGTAGTCTCACatctcataaaaagattcacaccaGAGTAATTCTAttcccatgtacagagtgtggaaaaagctttaCATCTAAGTCTTATCTCTTAAAACACCAAATGCTTCATACAGGCCAGacgccattcacatgtacagagtga